The Juglans microcarpa x Juglans regia isolate MS1-56 chromosome 8S, Jm3101_v1.0, whole genome shotgun sequence genome has a window encoding:
- the LOC121244074 gene encoding serine/threonine-protein kinase STY13-like gives MLEGGARFTGMIGLNKNDNYDDLSQGFYHKLDEGSNMSIDSFGSLQTSNGGGSVAMSIGNSSVGSNDSHTHILNHQGLRRRATDNHSVAVSVNHRGRVTHALSDDALAQALMDSNSPTLGLDSFDEWTIDLRKLNMGSAFAQGAFGKLYRGTYNGEDVAIKILERPENDPEKAQLMEQQFQQEVMMLATLKHVNIVRFIGGCRKPMVWCIVTEYAKGGSVRQFLMKRHNRAVPLKLAVKQALDVARGMAYVHELGLIHRDLKSDNLLINADKSIKIADFGVARIEVQTEGMTPETGTYRWMAPEMIQHRPYTQKVDVYSFGIVLWELITGLLPFQNMTAVQAAFAVVNKGVRPVIPNDCLPILSEIMTRCWDGNPDVRPPFTEVVRMLENAEIEIMTTVRKARFRCCIVQPMTAD, from the exons ATGTTGGAAGGTGGTGCAAGATTCACTGGAATGATAGGCCTTAACAAGAATGACAACTATGATGATCTATCGCAAGGATTTTACCATAAACTTGATGAGGGATCCAACATGTCCATCGACAGTTTTGGAAGCCTGCAAACAAGCAACGGTGGAGGCTCTGTTGCAATGTCTATCGGTAACAGCAGTGTAGGTTCAAATGACTCCCACACTCACATTTTGAACCACCAAGGGTTACGGCGGCGTGCCACTGACAATCACTCTGTTGCAGTAAGTGTTAATCATAGAGGAAGAGTCACGCATGCCTTGAGCGATGATGCTCTTGCCCAAGCGTTAATGGATAGCAATTCCCCTACTTTGGGGCTTGACAGTTTTGATGAGTGGACAATTGATTTAAGGAAGCTCAATATGGGATCAGCTTTTGCTCAAGGGGCTTTTGGGAAACTGTACAGAGGTACTTATAATGGTGAGGATGTTGCTATCAAGATCTTGGAGAGGCCAGAAAATGATCCAGAAAAGGCACAGCTGATGGAGCAACAATTTCAGCAGGAAGTTATGATGCTGGCCACATTGAAGCATGTAAATATAGTTCGGTTTATTGGTGGCTGtcggaaaccaatggtatggtgcaTTGTGACAGAGTATGCAAAAGGGGGTTCTGTTCGTCAGTTTTTGATGAAGCGACACAACCGGGCTGTTCCATTGAAACTGGCAGTCAAACAGGCCTTGGATGTTGCAAGGGGGATGGCATATGTGCATGAGCTTGGATTGATTCACCGGGACTTGAAATCTGACAATCTGTTGATTAATGCAGACAAGTCCATAAAGATTGCAGATTTTGGAGTTGCACGCATTGAGGTACAGACTGAAGGAATGACCCCCGAGACGGGGACATACCGCTGGATGGCTCC GGAGATGATCCAGCATAGGCCTTACACACAGAAAGTAGATGTCTATAGCTTTGGGATTGTTCTCTGGGAACTCATTACGGGGCTGCTTCCGTTCCAGAACATGACAGCGGTGCAGGCAGCATTTGCAGTTGTCAACAAAGGTGTCCGTCCTGTCATTCCCAACGACTGCTTACCCATTCTAAGTGAGATAATGACTAGATGCTGGGATGGTAACCCCGATGTCAGGCCGCCTTTCACAGAAGTTGTCAGGATGCTTGAAAATGCGGAGATAGAGATCATGACGACTGTTCGCAAGGCCCGTTTTAGGTGTTGTATTGTCCAACCAATGACTGCAGattga